The Acetonema longum DSM 6540 DNA window CGGGCAGGATATGAGGGTGACCCTCTGTTTTATCCCATTGCAGCCTTATTATCCTCTATCGGTTTAATTTTTACCCTGCGGTTGAAGCCTGAACTGTATTATGTACAGTTATTGTGGTGTTTAGCCGGAGCGATGTTATTCCTCATACCGGTCTGGTGGCGCAGCAGGATATCCTTGCTGCTCCGTTATAAATATATTGCCGGGATTTTAGGGATCCTTTTATTGCTGTCCACCTTGCTGTTTGGTACAGAAATAGGAGGAAACAAAAACTGGATCTTATTAGGTTCCCTGCGATTCCAGCCTTCAGAGTTTGCCAAATTGCTGATCGTTCTATATTTAGCCGCTTATCTCAGTGAACACTGGGGAGTTTTAAGTTATGCCACGAGAAAGTGGGGGCCTTTTATCCTGCCTCATGTACGATTTGCAGCGCCGTTTCTTATTGTCTGGATGATCGCTATGCTGGTTCTGGTGCTGCAGCGTGACCTAGGAGCCGCACTGCTTTATTTCGGAACAGTGATAGGTATGGTGTTTATCGCCAGCGGTCAGACAGCCTATGTAGCATATGCATCCGGGTTCTTTCTCATAGGGTCGTTGTTAGTTTATCGATTGTTTCCCCATGTGCGGACCAGACTGGACATCTGGCTTAATCCCTGGACAGATCCTAACGGCGCTGGTTATCAGACCGTTCAATCCCTTTTTGCTCTTGGCTCGGGAGGAATTATCGGCAGCGGAATTTCTTTCGGTTATCCCTGGTTTATACCGGAGGTACATACCGATTTTATCTTTGCGGCTATCGGCGAGGAACTTGGTCTGGTGGGAACCGGCTGCATTCTATTACTCTATATTATCCTGATCTACCGCGCCTTGCGCAATTCTATCTATATCAACGGTGACCGTAACAGTGACAACGAAATGATCTTCCGGTCTATACTAGGATCCGGCTTAGCTCTTTTTTTCGGATTACAGACCATTATCATCATAGGAGGCGTTGTTAACCTTTTGCCGTTAACCGGCGTCACCTTACCTTTTGTCAGTTATGGAGGTAGTTCTATGATCTCAAATTACATTCTTCTTGGTACATTGGCTGCCCTTTCATCTCCTGGGGAGCAATAAGCTACGATGCATCATATCAGCAAAAATACCAAAAAAGTCGCTTATTTTATCCTGACAGCCATGGTGATTCTCTTAGCATATGTTGTATATCTGCAGGCAGTGAGAGGGTATGAACTGAGTACTCATGCCTTAAATAAAAGATCAACACAGCTTAGTCAGCGTGTCGCCAGGGGCAATATTCAGGATAAAAACGGAGCGGTTTTGGCCTCCAGTGAACGAACGTCAGATCATACGTATGTCCGGCATTATCCGTACGGGCCGATTGCCGCATTCATAACCGGTTATTACAGCGCAAAACTGGGTAAGACGGCCATTGAGAGCCGTTATGACGGCTATTTATCAGGCATGGTCAGCCCAGAACGCCATTGGGGCGCGCTTTCCAATCTTTTGGCAGGCAGTGAGGGCAATACCGTCTGGACTACAATTGATGCCGGGCTGCAGAATGAGGCGTATCGGGCGCTGGGCAGTCATCGCGGCGCAGTTATTGTCCTTGATCCGCGCAGCGGTGCTATTTTAGCGATGGTCAGCAAGCCGGGATTTGATCCTAATGGGATTGAAAAACAGTGGGATACTATTTCTAAGGCGGAAAACGGGATGCTGTTGAACCGGGTTGTACAAGGACTGTATCCCCCCGGATCAATCATGAAAATAGTTGTAGCCGAAGCGGCTTTATCCAATAAAGTTGCTGACTTGAAAACTGATTTTGTCTGTGAAGGATCCCTGAGCATTCCTCCGGACTATGTCTTATACGAATCAAACCATCAGGTCCACGGAAAATTGCACCTGCAGGAAGCATTAGCCTACTCCTGCAATGTTACCTTTGGCAGTTTGGCTCTTAAACTGGGGCGGACGCGTATGGCCAAAACTTTTGAACGATACGGTTTTCACCGGAATTTGACCGAACTGGATCAGGGTAAGAGTCATCTGCCCGAGTTTCAGCAACTGGGGGATGGAGACCTGGCCCAAACAGGAATCGGACAAGGACCGCTTTTGGTCACGCCGTTGCATATGGTTATGGCAACGGCCGCTATTGCCAATCATGGGGTGACTATGAAACCTTATCTGGTGTCAAAGGTAACATCACCGCAGCAGGAAATCAGATTTGAACATAAAAATGAAGTCTGGGCCAAGGTAACCACAAAAGATATCGCCATGCAAGTGAATGGCATGATGGTTGCCGCAGTTGAGAAGGGAACAGCTAGTCGAGCGCGAATTTCTTCAGTTAAGGTTGCAGGTAAAACCGGTACGGCTGAAAATCCCCATGGTGCGTCCCATGCATGGTTTGTGGGTTTCGCACCGGCTGATGATCCCCGGATAGCTATTGCTGTTATTGCTGAAAACGCCGGTGCAGGGGGGACGGTGGCAACGCCAATTGCGCGTCAAGTTATACTGCAAGCTTTAAAATAAGAGATAAGGGGGTGAAACCTTGATTAATCGTACACTGGATGATCGATATACGTTGCTGGAATGCGTCGGATCAGGCGGTATGGCCGATGTATACCGGGCCCATGATCAGCTTTTGGACCGGTCGGTAGCCGTGAAAGTTTTAAAATCACATTTAAGCAGCGACAAAGAGTTTATTGCCAAGTTTCGGCGAGAAGCTCAGGCGGCAGCTAAATTATCCCATCCTAACATTGTGAATATTTTTGATGTAGGCCGGGACAACGGCGCTGATTATATTGTCATGGAATTCATCTCCGGTGAAACCCTAAAAGAGCGCATCCAGCGTATGGGGGCTCTGCCAGTGGATATGGCAGCCCATATTGCTGTCGAGATAGCGGAAGCCCTGGAACAAGCCCATCAGAACAATATTGTCCATTGCGATATAAAGCCTCATAATATCCTGATCACTCGCTCCGGCCGGGTAAAAGTGGCTGATTTCGGCATTGCCCGGGCCGTTACTTCGTCGACCATGACCCAGACCGCTACCATTCTTGGTTCAGTGCATTATTTTTCACCGGAACAAGCCAAGGGGGCGGCTATTAGTACTCAGTCGGACATCTATTCGCTGGGCATAGTGCTGTTCGAAATGGTAACCGGACAAGTTCCCTTTACAGGTGAAACGCCGATCAGCGTGGCGCTGAAACACTTGCAAGAAGAGATTCCTTCCCCCCGGACGATAAACCCGGAGGTATCTCCGCTCCTGGAATCGATTATCATGCGGGCCACTGCTAAAGAAACGGAGAAACGGTATCCTGCCATTACCCAGATGATGGCGGACCTGAATGTGGCCATGAGCCAATCCCGTGATGAACAAACACGGCGGTTGGCCAAACAGGATTTTCCCACCCAGGTGCTGCCAAGGGTTTCAGATCAGGCAGGATCTCTTGCGGAACCATCCGACAAACCGTCTGCCGGCGGATCAAAAAATAAAAAATGGCTGGGTATTGCTTTATTGAGCTTGCTCCTCATAGGCTTTGCCGTTGGCGCATTTTTGGCGTTTGGAAAGTTTTGGGTTGTAAATGAAGTCGCAGTTCCTAATGTAGTAGGAAGACAGGTGGATACGGCCAAGAATGTAATCATAAATAGTAATTTGCGTGTCAATGTTACCGATACCTTTAATAATAAGGTGCCTCTAGGCTATGTGGTCTCTCAGTCGCCGGAGGCCGGCACCATGGTCAAAGAGCAACGCACGGTCACGATCATAGTTAGTAAAGGGACCGAAGTAG harbors:
- a CDS encoding FtsW/RodA/SpoVE family cell cycle protein, translated to MNRIHTGTSLLLINSLVLPLGILAVSTALGGVNYQEVLACLTLVVSWWLVQAGLDRAGYEGDPLFYPIAALLSSIGLIFTLRLKPELYYVQLLWCLAGAMLFLIPVWWRSRISLLLRYKYIAGILGILLLLSTLLFGTEIGGNKNWILLGSLRFQPSEFAKLLIVLYLAAYLSEHWGVLSYATRKWGPFILPHVRFAAPFLIVWMIAMLVLVLQRDLGAALLYFGTVIGMVFIASGQTAYVAYASGFFLIGSLLVYRLFPHVRTRLDIWLNPWTDPNGAGYQTVQSLFALGSGGIIGSGISFGYPWFIPEVHTDFIFAAIGEELGLVGTGCILLLYIILIYRALRNSIYINGDRNSDNEMIFRSILGSGLALFFGLQTIIIIGGVVNLLPLTGVTLPFVSYGGSSMISNYILLGTLAALSSPGEQ
- a CDS encoding peptidoglycan D,D-transpeptidase FtsI family protein: MHHISKNTKKVAYFILTAMVILLAYVVYLQAVRGYELSTHALNKRSTQLSQRVARGNIQDKNGAVLASSERTSDHTYVRHYPYGPIAAFITGYYSAKLGKTAIESRYDGYLSGMVSPERHWGALSNLLAGSEGNTVWTTIDAGLQNEAYRALGSHRGAVIVLDPRSGAILAMVSKPGFDPNGIEKQWDTISKAENGMLLNRVVQGLYPPGSIMKIVVAEAALSNKVADLKTDFVCEGSLSIPPDYVLYESNHQVHGKLHLQEALAYSCNVTFGSLALKLGRTRMAKTFERYGFHRNLTELDQGKSHLPEFQQLGDGDLAQTGIGQGPLLVTPLHMVMATAAIANHGVTMKPYLVSKVTSPQQEIRFEHKNEVWAKVTTKDIAMQVNGMMVAAVEKGTASRARISSVKVAGKTGTAENPHGASHAWFVGFAPADDPRIAIAVIAENAGAGGTVATPIARQVILQALK
- the pknB gene encoding Stk1 family PASTA domain-containing Ser/Thr kinase, with protein sequence MINRTLDDRYTLLECVGSGGMADVYRAHDQLLDRSVAVKVLKSHLSSDKEFIAKFRREAQAAAKLSHPNIVNIFDVGRDNGADYIVMEFISGETLKERIQRMGALPVDMAAHIAVEIAEALEQAHQNNIVHCDIKPHNILITRSGRVKVADFGIARAVTSSTMTQTATILGSVHYFSPEQAKGAAISTQSDIYSLGIVLFEMVTGQVPFTGETPISVALKHLQEEIPSPRTINPEVSPLLESIIMRATAKETEKRYPAITQMMADLNVAMSQSRDEQTRRLAKQDFPTQVLPRVSDQAGSLAEPSDKPSAGGSKNKKWLGIALLSLLLIGFAVGAFLAFGKFWVVNEVAVPNVVGRQVDTAKNVIINSNLRVNVTDTFNNKVPLGYVVSQSPEAGTMVKEQRTVTIIVSKGTEVATVPDVRGLTRREAELQIKNAGLVVGRVEEVSNSDAKPDSIINQNPRAPIQINKGSSVDLIISKGNGSGKKITLPDFRGTPLKTVLTQLESLKLQVGRITEVDSDKFPTGTISGQNPSPASQVEENSTVDFTVAKNAAANPAAQQVKIQVEVPDGPIRQSVQIVVTDSKSREVVYEGVHRPGETIEKLLEVAGPVRLQVYINGVLRQEKTL